One segment of Herbaspirillum hiltneri N3 DNA contains the following:
- the gabD gene encoding NADP-dependent succinate-semialdehyde dehydrogenase has product MLALNKPGLFRQQCYIDGQWVDANEGGIVSVNNPATGEIIGTIPKMGGSETRRAIDAANAGWRGWRNKSAKERATILRRWFDLMIANSDDLATIMTVEQGKPLAESKGEIAYAASYLEWFGEEGKRAYGDTIPGPSSDRRIVVVKEPIGVCAAITPWNFPSSMITRKVGAALAAGCPIVVKPATQTPYSALALAVLAEEAGVPRGVFSVITGSAAAIGAEMTSNPIVRKLSFTGSTEVGRILMAQSAGTIKKVSLELGGNAPFIVFDDADLDAAVEGALASKFRNTGQTCVCANRLYVQDGVYDAFAEKLVAAVNKMKVGNGLTAGVSQGPLIDENAVAKMEEHIADALGKGGKVITGGKRHALGQTFFEPTVVCDANSRMLVAKEETFGPLAPLFRFKSDDEVIGLANDTEFGLASYFYTRDIGRVWRIAEGLEYGMVGINTGVISNEMAPFGGVKQSGIGREGSKYGLDDYHVTKYLCMGGI; this is encoded by the coding sequence ATGCTTGCACTGAACAAACCTGGCTTATTCCGCCAGCAATGCTACATCGACGGCCAATGGGTCGACGCCAACGAAGGCGGCATCGTTTCCGTCAACAATCCGGCCACGGGCGAGATCATCGGGACGATTCCCAAAATGGGCGGCAGTGAAACGCGTCGTGCAATTGACGCCGCCAACGCCGGCTGGCGCGGCTGGCGCAACAAATCCGCGAAGGAGCGTGCGACGATTTTGCGCCGCTGGTTCGATCTGATGATTGCCAATTCGGACGACCTTGCAACGATCATGACCGTGGAGCAGGGCAAACCGCTGGCGGAGTCGAAGGGCGAGATCGCCTACGCCGCGTCGTATCTGGAGTGGTTCGGCGAAGAAGGCAAGCGCGCCTACGGCGACACCATCCCCGGGCCGTCGTCCGACCGTCGCATCGTGGTGGTCAAAGAGCCGATTGGCGTCTGCGCGGCAATTACACCGTGGAATTTTCCCTCGTCCATGATCACGCGCAAGGTGGGCGCCGCCTTAGCCGCAGGTTGCCCGATCGTGGTCAAGCCTGCGACCCAGACTCCCTATTCGGCGCTGGCGTTGGCTGTGTTGGCGGAAGAGGCAGGTGTGCCTCGCGGTGTCTTCTCGGTCATTACCGGCTCGGCGGCGGCCATCGGCGCTGAAATGACAAGCAACCCCATCGTGCGCAAGCTCAGCTTTACGGGATCGACCGAAGTGGGGCGGATACTGATGGCGCAAAGCGCCGGAACGATCAAGAAAGTGTCGCTGGAGTTAGGCGGCAACGCGCCATTTATCGTATTCGACGACGCCGATCTGGATGCTGCCGTAGAGGGCGCGCTGGCGAGCAAATTCCGCAATACCGGTCAAACTTGCGTGTGTGCGAATCGACTGTACGTTCAGGACGGCGTCTACGATGCGTTTGCGGAGAAGCTGGTTGCGGCCGTCAACAAGATGAAAGTGGGAAATGGTCTGACGGCGGGTGTCAGCCAAGGGCCATTGATCGACGAAAACGCCGTCGCCAAAATGGAAGAACATATCGCCGATGCGCTGGGCAAGGGTGGCAAAGTCATCACCGGCGGCAAGCGTCATGCGCTGGGGCAGACGTTCTTTGAGCCGACCGTGGTGTGCGATGCCAATTCGCGGATGCTGGTGGCGAAAGAAGAAACCTTCGGCCCATTGGCGCCCCTGTTCCGTTTCAAGTCGGATGACGAGGTCATCGGCCTGGCCAACGACACGGAGTTCGGCCTGGCCAGCTACTTCTATACGCGCGATATCGGCCGCGTCTGGCGTATCGCCGAAGGCCTGGAATATGGCATGGTCGGCATCAACACCGGTGTGATCTCCAACGAGATGGCGCCATTCGGCGGCGTGAAGCAATCGGGCATCGGACGCGAAGGTTCGAAATACGGACTGGACGATTATCACGTCACGAAGTATCTCTGTATGGGGGGTATTTGA
- a CDS encoding VOC family protein produces MTIDMIVPLEVGIACRDLPKLRAFYQDVMGFQFVSEIVVPAAKAAPSALSADGYTVVRLQTPYGERVKLLAPNTPSAPAAAMPGKYILDRAGASYLTFIVGDIDAAIAILLQAGSRFLTGVERVEARPGVYLAFCEDPEGNVLELVEYTDIEAYRPDLKKGSN; encoded by the coding sequence ATGACTATCGACATGATCGTCCCACTCGAGGTGGGCATCGCCTGCCGCGACTTGCCCAAGCTGCGCGCCTTTTACCAGGACGTGATGGGGTTTCAATTTGTCAGTGAGATCGTGGTGCCGGCGGCGAAGGCCGCGCCGTCCGCATTGTCCGCCGACGGCTATACGGTGGTGCGGCTGCAAACGCCTTACGGCGAGCGCGTCAAGTTGCTGGCCCCGAACACACCGTCGGCGCCGGCAGCGGCAATGCCGGGAAAATACATTCTGGATAGAGCCGGCGCCAGTTATCTGACATTCATCGTCGGTGATATCGATGCCGCGATTGCGATATTGCTCCAGGCCGGCAGCCGATTTCTGACAGGGGTGGAGCGCGTCGAAGCGCGTCCGGGCGTCTACCTGGCGTTCTGCGAAGACCCGGAAGGCAATGTGCTGGAGCTGGTCGAATACACCGACATTGAGGCTTATCGCCCCGACCTGAAAAAAGGAAGCAACTGA
- a CDS encoding alpha-ketoacid dehydrogenase subunit alpha/beta: MSDHIALAPASNWVELRTTDADWAAADPAVLGTLLTHSHLIRAFEETVLELAMDGLVHGPAHSSIGQEGGAAGSIVPLLAADQVNGSHRGHHQFLSKALAYLTPEGIDPKSELTPEIDTLLQRTLAEILGLAQGFCSGRGGSMHLRWQEAGVLGTNAIVGGGVPLAAGAAWAHRHAGTENVAVTYFGDGAVNIGSVLETMNIAAAWKLPLCFFIENNGYAVSTTVDEATAEPRLSARGLAFNIPSWKVNGMDPLAVYLAMNEALAHMRTGKGPTIIEADVYRFFHQNGGFPGSAFGYRSREEEQSWRQRDPLDLLGSKMQARGLIDEAGILALRNRIKASMAKAVEELTEADPNGKAGKKRIRPELWPSPDFRNVGVRGDLSELQGARTEEQESFGGKLDTRKFIDVVADVMDRRMSTDDSVVVMGEDVHRLKGGTNGATRGLKDKFPDRTLGTPISENAFCGLGGGLAMDGRFKPVVEFMYPDFMWVAADQVFNQIGKARHMFGGDIEVPFVLRTKVAMGTGYGSQHSMDPAGIFATSPGWRIVAPSTPFDYVGLMNAALALKDPVLVIEHVDLYNASGIAPVDDFDYQIPFGKAAVRRAGSEMTVLTYLSMVGHSLEAVAQTGIDAEVVDLRWLDRASIDWDTIETSLRKTNNVLIVEQGAAGTSYGAWLADEIQRRYFDWLDQPVQRVSGSEASPSISKVLERAAAARTEEVVAGLQQVMRDKGAAQGESA, encoded by the coding sequence AACCGTTCTGGAACTGGCGATGGATGGCCTCGTGCACGGTCCCGCGCACTCCAGCATCGGGCAGGAAGGCGGCGCCGCCGGTTCCATCGTGCCGCTGTTGGCAGCCGACCAGGTCAATGGTTCGCATCGCGGGCATCATCAGTTTCTGTCCAAGGCATTGGCCTACCTGACACCCGAGGGCATCGACCCCAAGTCCGAGCTCACGCCGGAAATCGATACCTTGCTGCAGCGAACCCTGGCGGAGATCCTTGGATTGGCGCAAGGCTTTTGCAGCGGCCGCGGCGGCTCCATGCACTTGCGCTGGCAAGAGGCGGGCGTGCTGGGCACCAATGCGATCGTGGGCGGCGGCGTGCCACTGGCGGCAGGCGCCGCCTGGGCGCATCGTCATGCCGGAACCGAAAACGTCGCCGTGACCTACTTCGGCGACGGCGCGGTCAACATCGGCTCGGTGCTGGAAACCATGAACATTGCCGCAGCGTGGAAACTGCCGCTGTGCTTCTTCATCGAGAACAACGGCTACGCCGTGTCTACTACGGTAGACGAAGCCACGGCAGAACCGCGCCTGTCGGCACGCGGTCTGGCCTTCAATATCCCCAGCTGGAAAGTCAACGGCATGGATCCGCTGGCCGTCTATCTGGCCATGAATGAAGCGCTGGCGCACATGCGCACCGGCAAGGGGCCGACGATCATCGAGGCCGATGTGTATCGCTTCTTCCATCAGAATGGCGGTTTCCCGGGAAGTGCTTTCGGTTATCGCTCGCGGGAAGAGGAACAATCCTGGCGCCAGCGCGATCCGCTGGATCTGCTGGGCAGCAAGATGCAGGCCCGCGGCCTGATTGACGAGGCCGGCATCCTGGCCTTGCGCAATCGCATCAAGGCATCCATGGCGAAGGCCGTGGAGGAGCTGACGGAAGCCGATCCCAACGGCAAGGCGGGCAAGAAGCGCATTCGTCCCGAACTGTGGCCGAGCCCGGATTTCCGCAACGTCGGCGTGCGCGGTGATTTATCGGAGTTGCAAGGCGCCCGTACCGAAGAGCAGGAAAGCTTCGGCGGCAAGCTGGACACGCGCAAGTTCATCGATGTGGTCGCCGATGTGATGGATCGTCGCATGAGCACCGATGACAGCGTCGTGGTCATGGGTGAAGACGTGCACCGCCTGAAGGGCGGTACCAATGGTGCGACACGCGGCCTCAAGGACAAATTCCCGGACCGTACGCTGGGTACGCCGATCAGCGAGAACGCATTTTGCGGTCTCGGTGGCGGATTGGCCATGGATGGCCGTTTCAAGCCGGTGGTCGAATTCATGTATCCCGACTTCATGTGGGTAGCAGCGGATCAGGTATTCAACCAGATCGGCAAGGCGCGCCATATGTTCGGCGGCGATATCGAAGTGCCGTTCGTCTTGCGCACCAAGGTTGCCATGGGCACCGGTTACGGATCGCAGCACTCGATGGATCCTGCCGGCATCTTTGCGACCAGCCCGGGCTGGCGCATTGTGGCGCCGTCGACTCCGTTCGACTATGTCGGATTGATGAATGCGGCGTTGGCCTTGAAAGATCCGGTACTGGTCATCGAACACGTCGATCTGTACAACGCGTCGGGTATCGCACCGGTCGATGACTTCGACTACCAGATTCCATTCGGCAAGGCGGCCGTGCGTCGCGCCGGCAGCGAGATGACGGTGCTGACCTATTTGTCGATGGTGGGGCATAGCCTGGAAGCCGTAGCGCAGACCGGCATCGACGCTGAAGTGGTGGACCTGCGCTGGTTGGACCGCGCCAGCATCGACTGGGACACCATCGAAACCAGCCTGCGCAAGACCAACAATGTGCTGATCGTGGAACAGGGCGCCGCCGGTACGTCGTATGGCGCCTGGCTGGCCGACGAAATTCAGCGTCGCTACTTCGACTGGCTGGATCAACCGGTGCAGCGTGTTTCCGGCAGCGAGGCGTCGCCCAGCATCTCGAAAGTGCTGGAACGCGCCGCCGCCGCACGCACCGAAGAAGTCGTGGCGGGCTTGCAGCAGGTCATGCGCGACAAAGGCGCAGCCCAGGGAGAGTCGGCATGA
- a CDS encoding pyruvate dehydrogenase complex dihydrolipoamide acetyltransferase: MAILIRMPEIAANATSAVIKEWSRKEGDSIRIGETLAEIETDKALIEFDADQAGILGKILAPAGKDIEVGAPIAVLFAEGETSVDIAAVLAAAGVGTASGTAPAAAPAPAAPFAPAPAVSATAQRAPAGGRVFVSPLARRLARDRGIGLQGVQGSGPHGRIVKRDVDALAAATASKPVNVNAAATSTSVASSASKATDAGYVEIAHSGMRRTIARRLSESKSTIPHFYLSAACKMDKLMALRAEINAGSSRKISVNDFIVKAVAAALKASPQMNVGWTDSALRQYAQADISVAVSTDGGLITPVVRAADSKSLSAVSAEIADLAARARSGQLAPEEYQGGSFTISNLGMFGVQEFSAIINPPQAAILAVGTTSQQAVVADGAIAIASVMNVTLSVDHRAIDGAVAAQWLALFQRHIEHPLSTLI; encoded by the coding sequence ATGGCTATATTGATTCGTATGCCCGAGATTGCCGCCAACGCGACATCTGCGGTGATCAAGGAATGGTCCAGGAAAGAGGGCGACAGCATTCGCATCGGCGAAACCCTGGCCGAGATAGAAACCGACAAGGCCCTGATTGAGTTCGACGCAGATCAGGCCGGCATCCTGGGCAAGATCCTGGCGCCGGCCGGCAAGGACATCGAAGTCGGAGCGCCCATCGCGGTGCTGTTTGCCGAAGGTGAAACCAGTGTCGACATCGCCGCCGTGCTGGCCGCCGCCGGCGTTGGAACAGCGTCGGGTACCGCACCCGCAGCCGCGCCTGCACCTGCAGCGCCCTTCGCGCCTGCGCCCGCAGTCTCGGCAACAGCACAAAGGGCGCCTGCAGGAGGGCGCGTCTTTGTCAGCCCGCTGGCGCGCCGTCTGGCCAGGGATCGTGGCATCGGTCTGCAAGGCGTACAAGGCAGCGGTCCGCATGGCCGCATCGTCAAGCGCGATGTCGATGCTCTGGCTGCTGCGACTGCAAGCAAGCCTGTCAATGTCAATGCCGCTGCGACATCCACATCGGTAGCGTCATCGGCGTCCAAGGCGACCGATGCGGGCTACGTGGAAATTGCGCATTCGGGAATGCGCCGCACGATTGCTCGCCGCCTGAGCGAAAGCAAATCGACCATTCCGCATTTCTACCTCAGCGCCGCCTGCAAGATGGACAAGCTGATGGCCTTGCGTGCAGAGATCAATGCCGGTAGCAGCCGCAAGATTTCCGTCAACGACTTCATCGTCAAAGCAGTCGCTGCGGCGTTGAAGGCTTCGCCGCAGATGAATGTCGGCTGGACCGATAGTGCGCTGCGTCAGTATGCGCAGGCCGATATTTCGGTGGCGGTATCGACCGATGGCGGCCTGATTACGCCGGTGGTGCGCGCGGCTGACAGCAAATCGCTTTCCGCCGTCAGCGCTGAGATCGCCGATCTGGCGGCGCGCGCGCGCAGTGGCCAATTGGCGCCGGAGGAATATCAGGGCGGCAGCTTCACCATCAGCAATCTGGGCATGTTCGGCGTGCAGGAGTTCTCGGCGATCATCAATCCGCCGCAGGCAGCAATCCTGGCGGTCGGCACGACATCGCAGCAGGCGGTCGTGGCGGATGGCGCGATTGCCATCGCGTCCGTCATGAATGTGACCCTGTCGGTCGATCATCGCGCCATTGACGGCGCGGTGGCTGCGCAGTGGCTGGCGCTGTTCCAGCGCCATATCGAGCACCCCCTGAGCACCTTGATCTGA
- the lpdA gene encoding dihydrolipoyl dehydrogenase, which yields MTMENYDLVVVGGGPGGYVAAIRAAQLGLKTALVEKAQLGGICLNWGCIPTKALLRSADILRLVKDAGRFGVQVAAPQIDLAAMVKRSRDVAGQLQSGVTYLMKKNKIAVIAGHARLAGGGKLDVTTANGVSTISAKHIILATGARARPLPGLTPDGESVWSYREALMPTRVPTHLVVVGAGAIGIEFASFYHALGAKVSVVEMAERVLPVEDEDISRHMGDALRKQGMQLYLGSRLTSSSKRRNGGVDEWTLQLDGRHKESLTADVVLTAAGIVGNIEELGLEATAVKIDRSHVVTDAYGATGEPGVYAIGDLAGAPWLAHKASHEAVICVEKIAGMNPHALDATRIPACTYSHPQVASVGLTEAQAKANGHKVRIGTFPLAVNGKAIALGATGGFAKVVFDDASGELLGAHMVGEEVTEMIQGYAIARELESTEAELMETVFPHPTVSESMHEAVLAAYGRALHI from the coding sequence ATGACAATGGAAAACTATGACCTGGTGGTCGTCGGCGGCGGCCCTGGCGGGTATGTGGCCGCTATCCGCGCCGCGCAACTGGGATTGAAAACGGCGCTGGTGGAAAAGGCGCAACTGGGCGGCATCTGCCTGAACTGGGGCTGCATCCCGACCAAGGCGCTGCTGCGCTCGGCAGACATTCTGCGTCTGGTCAAGGATGCCGGACGCTTTGGTGTCCAGGTTGCCGCGCCGCAGATTGATCTTGCCGCCATGGTCAAGCGTTCACGCGACGTTGCAGGACAGTTGCAAAGCGGCGTGACGTACCTGATGAAGAAAAACAAGATTGCCGTGATTGCAGGACACGCCCGGCTGGCCGGCGGCGGCAAGCTGGACGTCACTACCGCCAATGGCGTGTCAACGATCTCGGCAAAGCACATCATTCTCGCGACCGGCGCGCGCGCACGGCCGTTGCCCGGCCTGACGCCGGACGGCGAGAGCGTGTGGTCGTATCGCGAGGCGCTGATGCCCACGCGCGTGCCAACACATCTGGTCGTCGTCGGCGCCGGTGCGATCGGCATCGAGTTCGCCAGTTTCTATCACGCACTGGGCGCCAAGGTCAGCGTCGTTGAAATGGCCGAGCGTGTGCTGCCCGTGGAAGACGAGGATATTTCCAGGCATATGGGCGACGCCTTGCGTAAGCAGGGCATGCAACTCTATCTGGGGTCGCGCCTGACGAGCAGCAGCAAGCGGCGCAACGGCGGCGTTGACGAGTGGACGCTGCAATTGGACGGCCGGCATAAGGAAAGCCTGACTGCCGATGTCGTGTTGACTGCAGCCGGTATCGTCGGCAATATCGAGGAGCTCGGCCTGGAAGCGACAGCGGTGAAAATCGATCGAAGCCATGTCGTCACCGACGCCTATGGCGCGACAGGCGAGCCGGGCGTCTACGCCATTGGCGACCTCGCCGGTGCGCCCTGGCTGGCGCACAAGGCCAGTCATGAAGCGGTGATCTGTGTGGAAAAGATCGCCGGCATGAATCCGCATGCCCTGGATGCTACCAGGATTCCGGCATGCACTTACAGCCATCCGCAAGTCGCCAGCGTCGGGCTGACCGAAGCACAGGCCAAAGCGAACGGACACAAGGTGCGTATCGGGACATTTCCTCTGGCAGTCAACGGCAAGGCCATTGCGCTGGGCGCCACGGGCGGTTTTGCGAAGGTCGTCTTCGATGACGCCAGCGGCGAATTACTGGGTGCGCACATGGTCGGCGAAGAAGTGACCGAGATGATTCAGGGCTATGCGATTGCCCGTGAACTCGAAAGCACGGAGGCCGAATTGATGGAAACGGTCTTCCCGCATCCCACCGTTTCCGAAAGCATGCACGAAGCCGTCTTGGCTGCGTATGGCCGTGCCTTGCATATCTGA